A stretch of DNA from Oreochromis aureus strain Israel breed Guangdong linkage group 10, ZZ_aureus, whole genome shotgun sequence:
TTCGAGGTCGTCTATGAGCTCACCAAGATGTGCACCATCCGCATGAGCTTCGTAAAGGTACTGACTGAGCTTTCTTATGAAAGAGGATGCTGATTATTTGATAGCAGTTTTTGTGCCAGTTATGGtaattctcagttttgtttgtttagatgTATAGAAACGGAGGTAGGTACAGGTTGGAAACCGTGAAATTCACTTCTGTAGTGCATATGAATGCTTTGATTCATGCTCAGTCAAAATCAAATGAGAAGGGTTGGCTATACACTCAGTTTCTCGGGGTAACTTAAAATTTCCATGCTTAGTGCTGCCAGTCATGTCAGATCCTCCCATACACAAGGTGGGATTACTTGTTCTCTTtgcattaaatattttatagttaACTGAAGAGCCAATATTACCACCTGACCAGTTGTTGTCTTTTCCTTTAGGGCTGGGGAGCTGAATACCACCGTCAAGATGTGACCAGCACCCCCTGCTGGATTGAAGTGCATCTGCATGGGCCGCTGCAGTGGCTGGATAAAGTCCTTACACAGATGGGTTCCCCACACAACCCAATTTCTTCAGTGTCGTAAcatgaacacagacacacaccttttgtgtgtgtgcacgcgcgcTCTGTCCTGACAGGTAGTCACAGATTCTGTACATTTTTCTGTCCTACATTTGACATCTCATGCAAAGTTACAAAGATGCGTTACGCCTTTGTCACACGGCTAAAACAGACGTGAAGATGAATTTTATTTAGCTGAATTTACACCAAGCGTTCCTAATTTCAGTATGATAACGCAGTTAGCCTCCTCCGTTTCCTCTGGGATGCATTAACTGCACAGGAAAAGTGGGATATATTTGTAGGTACTTAAACTGTTATACGTCCAAAGTGTTATTGGCGTGGTATGTACTGTATTTATGTGTCGACCAATGTTTGACTTCATGTTCTGGTTGCTTTTTACTTGTTACGTTAAGTTTTTCCTGTGATTCCAGTTTTCCAAGGTTTGAAtttctggtgtttttttttctcattaaaaaaacaaaaacaaaactcatatTGCATCTGTTTTATTGTCATATAGTCATCAGGGACAGACACTACAACTTAAACACAGGGGGATCATGCAGTAACAGAGTTTCATTTGTAAAGTAtatccctcctcctcttctgtaTTCAGTTATCACTTAAGTTCAGGGAGAATAGACAAAGTCTTGTCAAAACCAAGTCCTCAACCTGCAGGAAACATGTACCACACAATGATTGTCACAACAGTAGCAGTTCAAgttaaatctcacacacacacacacacactaaggattcataattcaattttattttattaatacagcaccaaatcacaacatcatTTGCAATAAGGCGTAATTCATCCAAAGAAAACAGTCTGAACTGGAGTTTCAACAACTAAACTTCTGTATTAACGCCAAACAAAACTAACAGAACAGGAcacaatgtttttaaaatgaacaaaaagtgaaaacaaatattGGCTTAAACGTAGGACAAAATGTACCAAAAACAGCACCAGTCGTGGTTTAAATACAGGGTCAGTGTGTGATTTGAAGAAATCTTCACTCTCTGGGAGTTGAATCAGTTTAGTCTTCCATTCTCAGCACAACTTCAAAATGTCCTTTTATTCTGTCTCTGCATGACGGAAGAAATCCATGCTTTCAGTGTATGCTTACGATTCATTTATGCATCAGATGCCAGTGTATTTCTTTAGTGCGCTTTATGCATCACAAAAACTAACGCCCGCCACCCACCGTCAGCAGCCCTGGAACTGCTGCTGTGACTGGCTACGGCTCTGTGTGGCtagaagctgctgctgttgctgcaggAAGCTGATCACCTCTGGACTCCTGAGAAGTGACTGGAAGACAAATACATTGGAAAACATCAGATATTTCACTACAAAGCTGCAGTACAAGACAATCAACATGACTCTGCTTTCGTTAATAAAATATGTGTCATAACTGTTCTATGAACTGGTTGCTTTAATGGTACCATTAGGTGCTTTCCCATGATTCCCGGGAATCTTCGAGTTCTGTGAACTTGAACATTGTtggcttttaaaatattacagtaTTTGGGTTTGCGTGTATGCCTGTTTGTTAttcaaggttttttttgtttttttagtccAGCTGAAAGAAACTTTTCTAAATCTGGGATCATTGGAAGAAAATACATCAGTGTAACCCAAATGATGTACCCACTCACTGGCCACATCATTAGGTGGCCCTGTTCAACTGCATTAAAAAGCAAACAGCAGCTCAACTCAAGCATTAAGGCATGCAGACATGGTGAAAACCTTCTGAAGTTCAGGCTGAGCATCAgagtggttgttggtgccagtcTGGCTGCTCTATTTCAGAATCTGTTgctctactgggattttcccacacaaccacctCCAAGGTTTACAGTGAATGgtccaaaaacagacaaaataccccgcgagcaacagttctctgggtgaagaTGCCTTGTTGAAGTCAGGGTATAATGGCTGGACTGCGTTGAGCTGACAAGAAATAAACAAGCATTTGCTAAAACCAAACTATTCTGAAAACACAacatgtcaaaccttgaagcagctGGGCAACAgcaacagaagaccacaccaaatgctgctgctgttagCTAAGAAAAGGAAACTAAGACTACAGTCAGTATGGCTCATTAAAATTGGACATTCGGATGGTAGGTTCAGAATCTaggtaaacaacatgaaagcatagaTTCATCAAATTTTCTATCAATGTTTCAGGCTGTTGGTGATGCTATACTGATGAGGACGATATATTCTTGTCACACTTTGTTTCCCTTAGTACCAGACGAACAtcgtttaaatgccacagcatACCTGAGTATTATTGCTGACTACGTCCATTCCtgtatgaccacagtgtacccatcttctcaTGACTGCTTTCAGCAGGACAAAAAACTatatcacaaagctcaaattatttcaaactggtttcccaaaaatgacctccacagtcaccagatctctaATCCAGTAAAGCACCTTAGGGATGTGGTGGCACAGGAGAGTCgtatcatggatgtgcagccaaaaAATCTGCAGGAAACATGCGATTTCATGCAAATATATCACGTTTCATGTCCATTTAACCCTTAAAGCCAGGTGCCACAGAATAATATGCTAAGAATGAAAATATCGCAATTTTAGCAAGCAACACAAACTTTTGGTTGGAAACCCCGACAAAGGCATTTTAGGTCACATTTTTCATCAACTTGTCATTTGTCTGCATGTTCATCATGGAACAATCAACCAGTCTTACCAGTCTTTTCTGGTTGAGGACCTGCTCTATCAGAGAAGGTCTGGCTGGACGGTCCCCCATGGCACCTAGACGCTGTTTGTTCACAGACACAGGACGTTCTTCAGAGTTTTCCTACAGACAGAAAAACGCAATTAAATGTGCAGGTTTTGTGGCTTGGCTCTAAAGTGTGGAAATCAGAACTCCACATCATGGTAAATGCTTCTAGCACTGAGAGTATTCAACTTACATCAAGTTTCCCACTGGACATGGCCTtatcattcttcttcttcttgtactTGTCTTTGTACATTTTGTTGCGGTGTTTTTTGCACATCCATGGCTTTCTCTGCTTGGCCACCTGCGTTGTTGTCTCCGTGCACCCCTCGTAGGTACACTGTTTGGGGGCGTTGTCGCCCTCGGAGGTTTCTTCGTCGTTGAGCTCCTCCGGGCTAGCTGCGCCGTCTCTGGGATCTGAGGCGTCCAGAACGTCGCTCTCTTCGTCCGGATCGTCCATGTCGTAGGAGGCGTTGTTCTTGCGCAAACGCCTGGATCTTGTGTCGGCGTTATTTGTGTTGTCTGGACTGATCCGTTATCAACCTGCTGTCTAACTCACTGTTACATAGTATCTATGTCCGTCTTTAGTAAGCAGAAGAGTGGAGTCTTTGTCCTTACTTGATAATACAGAAGCGTCTTCTTCGCTCATGATAgcggcaaacaaacaaacgacgCTACAGCGACCTAGCTAGTAGCCCCACGTTAGTTAGCTAACACAGCTACTCGCTAACATTTACTCGTCCATTTTTCCAGTATTAGACGTTAAATTGATTTCTAAATAAAAGATCATAAATATTCCAGTATTTCAGAAGCAAATGTCATAGTTTTTACTTCCATTGGTTTAGCCTGTCACCGGTCAGGGAACATGaaaatcttcttcttcttctctgctttGGTTTCATGTGTTAAAGCGACACCTAGTGGTCAAAATAACACATGCACGCCAGTCACGGGTATAACTACGACCAACTTGTGAGATGTTTACTATAACACTGCTGCCTGCTGAAAGGGCAATGCCCCTACAATCCTACTTATAGATGTACCCTTTCCTAATCATAGTGGATGCTTATGTTCACAATATTCCTGTCACGTGGACACATTAGAGTTCTACTATGTGTAAAATTAGACTAAAATAGACACCTTTCTTGAAAAGTCTTGATGGAAGAGGGGTATGCTGGGAAGCATATTACTTGGATTTTCTGGCCTTGCTCCCACACTCAGTATGAATTTAAATTCGTACATTCAATACATTCATCTTTAATTTACAGTTTATGTTCGCAGAAGGTTTTCAAATAACCTCTCTGCACACTTTCTACTCAAATCCAGACAGGATCCATAACAGAGACAAGTACCGCCAAGCATTCAACAGTTAATAATAAGCAGAGGGCCTGTGTGGAATAAGTGCATTTATTTCatagaaaacaaaactgacGTCTGTATGTATAAAAAGTTAAGCCAAGGACTGAATTGTGTATTTGGTACAGAACAGTAATGAAACAAAAGTCCTATAAGCAGGGgctaaacacaaaacaaaagactcaaacagtttgattttaaacatattttaattattactaTAGTCATAGACCATTGTTGAACAGAGGTACAGGTATTGGTATTGCAATGGACTGTAATACAGTGGGTCAGCTGTGAGAGCACTTTGGTAAACCACGTGTCCGTGCGCTGGAGAGCACAAGTTCATACTGATCTGGTCAATATCAGCACATTACCGCATATGTGCAATGATGAGAATAAATACAGAGAGTCTGACTGGTGTGACGACTGCAGGGAGatcatctgcaaaaaacaaacaaacaaaaaaaaacctaacaCTTCTCTGTATTTCTCTCACTCATCTGTCTTCTCATCTCTTATCTCACATCAGTTTAAGGGAAACCATATTACTGGCTGCTTTTCCAAAGAAAAGAAGTGACATCATTTCCAGTGGGAGGCAAAGTTGATGATCTCTTCTTCATATCCACTACAGATCCATCCAACTCACCCAAGCTTAATGCTTCACCTCGATCTGATGATCTCCTcctagtttattatttttttcttcgcTGACTGACTGATACGCATGTATGACtgattttgttgtatttttttgtattattattgtacAATTCTCATAGACTGACTACTAGTAAAGAAATATACTGTATTGTgaactatcaaaataaataaaattgttatTTACACAACATATAAACAATACTTCATCACTAAACTGTTTCTTTTATAAGAATAGGCTACTGTATGTCTGTCATGCTTTCATCTGAAGAAATGAAGCCATGAATGAGGTTGTACAGAGCTGAAATAAATTCTCCTCCACCCTTTTTCGCTGTACTGCTGGTTCTCTGGCATCCATACTGTCATTCTCTCGATCATGTCTCACTGCACCTAGACTGCAGTGCAAATGTGCAAATAGGCACCTCTTGTGAACTGTTAACTGTACGCCTTCTCCATCTGAAAACGTGTCTGATTAACCATATACTTGAGCTGCACCAACCATAGCTTGAACATGTTGATGAAACATGTGTCTAGTgttcataaaatataaaaagaattAGTGTGATGATCACTGTGAAAATGTGCGGCTTGAGGACAAATGGGTTCAGATGTCGAGTTTGCTACACAAGCACCAGGATGCTGCTGAGTTTTGTGTATCAAGATGTCGTGAACCGAGCAGGTAACAAAACCAGAAGGAGCAGTCAAACGCACCATTGTCGTCTTAGAATAGCAgtttgtgtaaaatgtaaactgTGTGACTGCAATCCAACTTGGGGGAAGGCAGCGCAGATACTGTGTTGAGCACAGCGTCACAGCAcaatttcatctttttttttttttcatcaaagccatttttaaaacacattttgcaactgaaaaaaaccATAAAATCCCTTTAGCTCGCTTTCCAACGCTGTGTTTTCATCACGTCTACTGTCACCTACTTAAACGTTTCTGCACTCTACTTCTAAGCACTTTGCCATTATTTTAATTCCACCAAGCTCTAAGGAGAAGTcaataaaaacattgtttttttttct
This window harbors:
- the LOC116311904 gene encoding LOW QUALITY PROTEIN: regulatory factor X-associated protein (The sequence of the model RefSeq protein was modified relative to this genomic sequence to represent the inferred CDS: substituted 3 bases at 3 genomic stop codons), which encodes MSEEDASVLSSKDKDSTLLLTKDGHRYYVTVSXTAGXXRISPDNTNNADTRSRRLRKNNASYDMDDPDEESDVLDASDPRDGAASPEELNDEETSEGDNAPKQCTYEGCTETTTQVAKQRKPWMCKKHRNKMYKDKYKKKKNDKAMSSGKLDENSEERPVSVNKQRLGAMGDRPARPSLIEQVLNQKRLSLLRSPEVISFLQQQQQLLATQSRSQSQQQFQGC